In Pristis pectinata isolate sPriPec2 chromosome 7, sPriPec2.1.pri, whole genome shotgun sequence, the sequence tcatgtgtgccacttctagatttccagaagcaataccccttagaaatattaaggccaagacggtgtcaaaggctcttgtaaaatgttttaccttgtttggtttgccaaaagaaatccaatctgatcaaggtagtaattttatgtcaaaaatttttcaacaaatagtctatgagctgggagcaaagcatatctgcatatcacccagaatctcaaggagctctggagagatttcattctactctcaaaaatatgctgaagacttattgctttgaaaacaccaaggattgggacgaaggtatccatttacttttgtttgccgttagagaatcgatccaggagtcaatcggatttagtccgtttgagcttgtgtttggacatagggtgagaggacctttggagttgttaagagagcaatgggttaatgaggaagttcacttgagtctgttggactatgtccaaaaatttaaaactcggttggagagagtctgccagctagcgagagagaatttgaaaacaagccagataagaatgaagacatattttgatagacgtgctcggcctaggacattcgcagtggggcaaaaggtgttggtatttttccctagccaacataatcccttgcaatctcgtttttctggaccctatgttattgaatctcgagtgactgatctaacatatataatcaaaacaccagatagacgcaagaaaacacaactctgtcatgtaaacatgctaaaaccttattatgagagggattcagttgtggccttggtggatggtgaaaaggttgtttctagaatgcctgatgttgatgttgaggaaggccaatttagaccaaatattgttccatcgaaactaaaaaaccaaaatatcatggagaaccttgaaacgaagttggaccatttacaagtttcacaaaaacaacagatgagagaattaatttcaaaatttaaaaatctgttcccagatgttccaaacagaacatcgataattacccatgatgttgatgttggggatgcaaaaccaatcaaacaacacccatatcgaatgaatgtggaaaaaagtaaacttgttgatcaggaaatcaaatacatgttggaaaatgatattattagactttctacttcaaattggagttcgccctgtgttattgtacctaaacctgatggaactgttagattttgcacagattacaggaaagtgaatgctgtaacaaagtcagatgcttaccctattcctagggtggatgattgcatagacagagtgggaaaggcaaaatttcttacaaagattgacctattaaaagggtactggtgtgttccattaacagatagaggaagggagatttcagcctttgtaaccccttctggattgtatgaatacaatgttttgccatttggaatgaaaaatgctccggcaacatttcaaagaatgattaattcagtgattcatgggttaaaacatacagatgcctacattgacgacttagtgactgggaatgatacttgggaagatcacatctctgcgttagaaaggttgtttgaaagactttccaaggctaaccttacagttaacttggctaaaagtgaatttggccatgccactgtgacgtatcttggttatgttgtaggtcaaggcaagcaagctcctgttcaggcaaaagttcaagcaatatctgagttccctattcccacaggtacgaggactgttagaagatttttgggaatggttggatattatcgaaaattttgtaaaagttttgctgatattgctcttcccctaactaatcttctgaagaagggagtaaagtttgtttggacagattcttgtcaagaagcatttaagaagctgaaagccattttatgctaccatcctgtgctcagaacacctgactttgaaaagccattttcattagcagtagatgccagtgatgaaactgcaggagctgtgttgttgcagaagggtgaccttgatgatattgaccatcctgtagcttacttttcaaagaaatttaatgagcatcaaaagaattattccaccatagagaaagaattactgtcgcttgttttagccttgcaacatttcagtgtatatgtttgcaccactcagaaaccattgactgtgtatacagatcataacccattggtgtttctgagccgagtcaaaaacaagaacagaaggctgttaaactggagtttaattttgcaagagtttgatctcatgataactcacattaaaggcaaagataatgtgattgctgattgtctttcccgatgttaaatgggaaacatgtatctgtactaatctgatagtctgtagttgtgtagaatgataattattaacattactaactgtatgcgcggttaaaattttcttgggaaaattttttttttttaggtgggaggtgttacggactcagtgaaagtccctttaagatagagagtgtgtgtatgtgtgtgtggggcgtgcttacgtcaatagaagataaaggacgtaatgacgttgttgaagaggtcagaagaagaagaagagagagagagaagggagagagacaccagcctgcttgttttctctatcgatggatgagaaacaataactgtgtttgctactgaaatccatgtatggaagttggaagtaatccggtggagttcactttgttgctgacctgtagaaggaaacaggtatttgtgtgtggacgaccacggttcggatgcttttcggggtgaggaagtcactaccgagtaaacactgaagtgtcgtttgggttccatcgtggaacatttggatttcgtatgtactctctctatgtttttctacatctacatcttatcttcagacaacggtggttgttgaagaagcccttgctcatgtttcaccttatggcttgcggaactgaactttaagaaccattccggaactgggagttttggactttgtcacacacacacacgaagagtttagttttggggttaacgttcgaggtttaacatttttgaattctaacatactaacatttttacttttattttacgtattatcataagtagtgattaataaaatagttttaacactgaatcatgctcagtgtgtttcttttgttgctggtttgtgacactcaTGAAAACAACTTTAAGCAATCATTAAAAGCCATTGACAAACAAAATTTATTTGGCCACACTGTCCTGAATCACACCATTCTTTTTTTACAAGTTAGCTTTatttaatgtaattattttacCCAAGAAAACAAATTTACTCATCTGTACTGGAAAAGGGAAATCCTAGATTTCTATAAAACAAAGCACTAGCTCAGTGTCTCAAAATTTCTTTCCATCCTTTCAGCAGAAATGTGCACCACCACCAATGCAAGAGCAAAACCTCCAAATtgtaaaatgaacaaaaactttGAATTATAAATTTCTTacaagaaatctgaaacaaggacAGACCATGACAGAGTATACAATCGTGCATACAAAAatagtagggggggggggggggggggggggggggagggacagaatgaggaaatttaaaaaaatgctactGTATGTATCCCACTAAAAATTTTCATTTCTTGTTCTACATGTATTTGTTGAAACTGATGGGAAAATTCACTCAGATTTGCTGTTTCATActtccaacatttaaaagtcatgttGAAAATTATCAAGATTCAAAATACTCAAATCAAATATCTGGGTATTTAATCTTCCAATCATAATCCCCAAAAGACCACATTATACATCAGGATAAACAAAATCAGGTAGAATTAGTTAAATTTCAATTTGCTACTCATCCTGAAGAACCAATTTATTGTACCTGTATCATGGTGCAAGCACTACGAAGTTTTATTTCTAATACCTTACAAGAATTTTCAGTGAGGGAACAAAGTTACAACACACCAAAACATGTAAATGCCTGGGTGATTGGACATTTGTCACCTTGGTTGTTTGGATCCTCCTGTAAACCTTGCATTAAAGTCACACATTTCcagcttgaaaaaaaatgtttctggagCACAAAAAAAGGTGAATTCCAAATAGAAAGCCCTGCACCCTAGTCATACCAAGATAGTTAAAGTTACtaccttttattttgtttgactTGTTACCTCATCTCATAAGTTTACAttcaaaggcctggatagagtggatgtggagaggatgtttccagtagtgggagagtctaggaccaaaaggcatagcctcagaatagaaggatatccctttagaacagagatgaggaatttttttagccagagagtggtggatctgtggaattcattcccacagactgctgtggaggccaagtcattgggtatatttaaagcagaaatcgataggttcttgagtagtaagggcatcaaaggttatggggagaaggcaggagaatggggttgagatggaaaaataaatcagccatgattgaatgccggagcagactcgatgggccaaatggcctaattctgctcttgtatcttatcctttttttaaactgtaatcGCATTATCAAGAGAAATTATTTTTTGTAAGGAAGTAAATTTGACTTTCTTACCATCTTAAACACAATCTATTTTGATAAAACTTCATTCTTAAGCTAAAATTTATCTGTCTTCATCAACAACATTTGAATTAAATTCTTGAAAGCCAATGTAATCAGCTAAATACGAAAAAGAATTCAATTTTTCCTTCTGCATTCAATTTTTGTCCTTTCCAAACACCACTGtatttacagggaaataaacacaagaaTCACCACAGCATAATAATAACTCCACTGGAACAGCCGATAGCAACAAAATTGCAGTAGCAGAGCTGAAGCAAGTAGACCTAGTTTTTCTATGTTATCCATTCAATACTTCAGTTTAATGTTATACGTCAGAGTGAAAACCTCATGGATCTAAAATAGGATGCACTTCCTCTTTTCAAAAACCCTAAATCAAGTAAATACAAGTTTAATTTGAACTTCAAAATAGAATGTTCCTGATCATAAAAGATCAAAGTACTACTTGGAATCTTTTTTCACACAAATTTTATTTCTGTAAGTTACTTGAGAGAGGTTACTAATAAACAGAATATATGAAAGGCCTACCAAAGAAAGTATATCTAAGTAGTTTTGAACAAACATGTgatcccagcatttattgcatttgAACCATGTAGTTCAAGTCTGAAAAACACTGCAAATAAAACATCAAAAGAATCTGAAAGATGTCCCCAGGCTAATGCGGTGGCCAGTTTTATGTCACTACCGAAATAGTATTATATTATTTTGCCTGAGCAGCCATACAAATAAAGCTATTATGTACTCCTTACTTTCTTAAGTACAATACTACTTGGATCATGGTACAACCAACaatgtaaatctcttctgtaattAACCGAATACTCCTTTGGCTTTTATAAAAGGGTTGCTTGTTTGGCACAGTCTGCACCATGAGCTGGAGGACACAGACTTGGGAATAGAAGCAAGGAGAAAGCACATAGGTAACCCAAtccactacagtaaaactccaataatccagtcaCATATCCCACtgtctttaaacttactgggctcACTAGGAAGTTTATTATAATGCTGTGTTACATACAAAACAAAAAGTGAATTGTTGGGTATGAATAGGAATAATATTCAATAGCCAGGAAAATCCAtttgtccagcaccaccaaactcCAAGTGTGACAGATAATCAGAGTTTTACTCTGTATCACATTAAAACTGATCACCCAACTTAAAAGCAAACTGTAGGTGCCTTGGATTGAAATTCAGGTATGCTGAAGGATTTTCCAAGACAAAAAATTGTCAATTGCATTGACCCTGCTTTATTCCATCTAAACCACATTCATTGAACGAAAATAATTTTTATACCAATCTTAAATCCTTGCAGCTTGTCTCTGACTCTTCTAAACAGAGATAAATTCAGTCCAATGTTTCCATACGTGGCTGACATTACATTTAAATTGTTTGTTTCTTACCCGCAGCCTTATAAAGAATAGAAAATTTATGAACCTTGGAAGCACAATGGAGACTTCCAATGAACTTGATGTTATGCAgacaaaaaatattaaattgtctCACACAAGTCAAATATAAGGAATCAGCAACAGTTCCATTACCACATCTTTATTCTGCAATAGCAAAAGAACACATTTGATAACATTCACATACCTTTGTTGAAACTACAAACATAGTGTACAAAAAGATCAGGTTGTGTCTGGTAATAGGCAGATAATTCATCTGTTGCAAAGTAAAGAGCACAGCGCCTATCAGAGTTACCTTTGTTgcactgaaatagaaacagaataatTAGTATACAGATTAAAAACATTTACTTACCCTTTCAACAGATTGTCTCCGTACAGAAAAAAGTCATTATCTTTCAATTGACTAATTCTGTTACACTGTAGCATTGGATCGACAAAGCAGCTGAACCAGGTCCTATTCTTAAGTAAAGTCCATAAGCATGGATTTTTTTCTAGCAGCAGCAGACTCCATCTAATTTTATCCTTCATAGGACAAGACAATTAGACAACTTTATGAGGCATCATGCAATATGTAATGATTAGACTGCTTTTACtgcaaaaatctaaaataaatccaCGTATCACTTTCAGGCTACCTCCTACACCCATGATTTTCATCATTCTTAGATTGAGTTTTGTTGTCAATAATTTCCATATGCAAGtgaatattgaaggtttgatcggAAACAGAAGTGATCAGCTAGAACAAAGTTTCTTTAAAAACATGTCATGTGAGCAACTAGTAATCTTTCTCACTACTGTACATAATACTGGAATATACCCTTAACCCTGGGAAAGTAATATTTGCATAGGACCAGGATAGTGAAAAAGCCAAGGATGGGCAGGATCTCTGTAAATGGATGCTCAACTTTGATCATTTTACAGAACAGTTACCTTTTTTTAAAGTAGCAAACATACAACAAAAATACTATAATCTAAAGAACTGGACCTTGAGAGCATCTTTGAATATAGTATCACCAAAATGCTACTGAAAAATATCCATGTTACTCCAGGATGCATCCTCTGCACATTGGTCCTAAATATAAAATGAACTACAGTTTCCAATACTAAATTCTGTCAAGGACAATTAAATAGGTGCAGAATGTTCCAACCTCTTATTCAGTAGCAATCCTACCCAAGTCTTCTTCACAAATGAATTGTTAATGTAAATTGACATTTCATCAACCTAGTGAGACTTTTCAATGGAAGGAACACAGGATAATGGAAAATGCACACTCACTGTACAAATTGGGTGTGTCACATAATTTCTaatattcagaatcttttccaacttCTAAGTTACATCAGGTTCTTGTGCATAGATGCAACAATTAGACTGCATGCAACAGTATTAAGTGAATGGATCAAAGGAATACTTAAGATTTAGAAATTGAAGATTAATGGCCAATTGCAGAGGTGGCCAAAGCCTAATGTAGCTACAATAGCAATAAAAGGAAGATCTTATGACAGTAGTGGTAATAAAGACATTTGGAACTTTGAAACATGGAATAGTATGCTAATTGGCTTTATCAGATCTTTTGTTACATTCAGAATCACTCCTTTTatgatttaatctctcctgcctttcatGTCCTTGCAGACATTTCCTTTTCTGCTTTGTGCATTTTGAACTCTTTTTATCTAACTATTCCCCATTCCGATGAAAAGGCACtgacccaaaaggttgactgtttctctcccccatgatgctgcctgacctgctgaatatttcaatttttgttcttatttcaggttttcagcatctgtgatATTTTACTCTATGTAAAATATTTACTGTTTTTACACTCAAAATAAGGAAAGCAATGTAGCAATGTCTGACTAGGTTTTGGTCATTTGCAACATATTTGCTGCCATTATAGCAGAAAATAATGTTCAatttggtggggggagtgggggggggggggggcaaaaaaaagagGACCAGAGTCAGAGCAATGATTTTAAATATTGTGTGCTTCTTTCTCCCTGCAAGATGACAGGATATGCTGCTTACACAAGAACAATGAAAAATGGACAAGAATATATTATTTTCCTTTaccagagaggaggagaaataatTGTAAAGTTATTTAAGGTCTTTCTAAAATAAGTCTTGGCATTGATCATCTGGTTGTTTGATGAATTTAGGATATTTTCACTGACACATTAATCTTTACTCTAATCATTGTGAAATCCCACAAGCAATGACATTTCCAATATACTGTACTGCCACAATTTACTGTCTTTACAAGAtgctttattttcatttgtgAAACACAATTATATTACCTGGTGTTATCTTCTAGGGGGAAAAAACTAAATGGGATATTAAGATCTAAAGCAATTTTTTTCAAGAAGACAGCCCAAAAATTGGAAACTGCTTGGAAAGGATTTTCTCATTTttacttcagtttaaaaaaattcaacacGATTTTGAAACCATTACGTACTAGGACATTTTCAGCAACTCATTTCTCTCAGGCATCCAGACACCACGCACCAGTTGTTCAAAATTAGATATTAAGCCAGAACCAGCACCTGTGAACAGAGACTGcaaaaaattaatatttacaaTAGGGTAATAACTGATAATCACTGTAAAAGGAAGAAATACATAACATGGCACTCCATAATTGTAGTTTGCAAAGAGATTGTATATCCCTCCCTGCCACCCAACCTTACTCAACTATGCTACAGTGGCACAGTTGGAAAGATAGACAATAGTAGCCCAAATTCCTTCTCCTGATTGCTAGCCAGCAGCAGAGGTCAACTAATACGAATAGTGTGGCAACGTGAATCAGTACTTTCAGAACAGAGGGACAAGAACAAAATACCAAAAAgagaaaaagtttaaaaatatagCATATGATGTGCACTATGAATGGAACAGCTTCTTACCTTTAGCCCATCCAACAGCAATTACCGCAAGCCACCCATTTCTGTAGCGGCTGTGTGCATCCACTACTCCTCCAACAATTTTGCGGGCTCTTGTTACCTCTTTCATACCAGCTATAAATAATTTTGATGGTAAAAAGTTGCAGCATTTGTAGAACTTGTCATATGGACAGTAGAATATCAAATACCTAAAAAtatcaagaaaataaaaaatgagggctgactttttttttaaaaagaaatatacaAACCTAAAGCGTGTTGCCAATGAAAATTTCTTCATTGCAAAATTCAAAGCTAATATAATTACATTTTTCTGGGCTTTCTTGccatttcttttctcttctgAAGGGATAATGCTCATGTGTTTTTCTAAGCTAATTTACAGAGAATATTGAAAGAGTGATATATATGTGCACTGTCCTCCAAAAGCCGCTGTGCAACAAGCAGCAATAAAGCTGTTGCCAAGGCACATTATGCCTCCCCTCCCATCACTCCCCACCCACTTACCACCGTCACACACTGAGGTCAGTGAAGTTCGCCGATGAGAAAACTTTTGGAAGTTTGGAAACTTTGTGTGAACAATTAGTTTGGGTGCTATCTGCTTGAACTATCAACTATCCCACTGGATAAGAGGGATAATATTATGGAGACACCATCATAACCAGCTTCTACaggaattgttttattttcctcctcAAAACAAAGTTTCAAAAATGAGTAAACTAAAATTAAGTATTCTAGAAAGCAGATTATGAAAGTGAATAGTTACCAATATATTTCATAGTAATTATCAAAATGTCAGATCAGAgagaattatattttaaaatccttCCAAATTGGAGTTTTGCAAATACTCATTAAAATAACTTCTGGTTATTCAGCAagtcaaaaaaaatcactatttgtttaatatttcctCTTTGCCAAGCAATAGCAGTGAAAATTCTCTCGACATACATTAATGACAAGCTGCGGTCCCAGTCACATTGTAAAGCCTTTACATTTAATACAACAGCTAAATTCATATTTTATAGATCCTTCCTTGCATGGTAAAAATGAAAGTTCGcccctagaacatagaataacGCCATGGTAATGCAtatcatttggaaaaaaaaagacaatgtcTGCAAATTAACGACTGAGCATCAGACAAAATCATATTTATTAAAAAAGACATAGTCCCATGTGTTTCCCACAAAAAGTAGAGGGATTAACAAAATGGGAATTAATTGATTGAGTGCAGAAGTGCAAATTAAGAACAAAATCTGTAGGCAAAGCCAAATCTGGGGGTTAAtaacatgaaagaaaaaaaatacattaagcACAGAGAGAAACATGGAACCAAAGGAATACAAAGGCACTTGCAAGTAATGGAAACATTTTGCAATATGGTTATCAGGGGTAGCTATCTGTAGTTGGGCAAATAGTGTATATCATTTGTCTGTACTATAAGAATTAACTGCAAAGTCCCCACCTGTAACATTTAAGCTCACCACTATTTAGGGGAGTTCAGAAAATTCTTCCAGCGAAGCTGCACCTTGTTAATGTCCTTCATTTGTGAACTATTCCCATTAATTTCATAATTAGATTCATAAACAGAAGCACTAAACAGCCATGAAGGAAAAAAATGCACAATCAAAACTGGCTGTAAATTCATAAGTTATCATTTAAAACTTAGTTCCAATATATCATTTTGTTTTAGCCCATCGAGAAAGTGTTAACTACCTTCAGTCTATTAGCACAGTAAGATGGCAAGGTTTAATACAAGAGATTGAAATGGGTAGATATCTGTTTTTAATATAGCCAGATACAGTAAATCACATTGAGACTGATGCAGCTACTATAAACAATGGGGACTGCATTAAAAcatagagaggaaaaaaattgtagAAATCAGGCTTGGAAAAGGAAGGAACAGCAGCAATACTAATTGAGtaatttgcttatttttttacTGAAGAGTGCAGCAATggtaatacaaaaaaaacaagaaaacaaagCGCAGAACACTGACAGGAAGAGATGGAATACCAAAAGAACGTGGAAAAAGCATCAGCCTCTGACAGAAAGCCTCTGACAGAAAGCCTCTGCAAATACAGAGCAGTCACAGAGGAAGTTGCAAGGCCATTACTGTAATTTTTCCAAACATCCTTTGATATAGAAGTTGTGCCAAAGGACTGAAGAGTTCCCCATGTGATGCATTACTTCACAGGTAAAAGGAGTAAAATCAGCCAATTTGGTCATTTAGACTTATATTGGTACCAAGTTATTAAGTAGAATAATATTAGAATTTTAAGGAAGTGGGTATTTTAAGGACCCTGATAATGCACTGTCAGAGTTAAGGATAATCTgaccagtttttcactgaatggattatttttaaagttacaaacatctgagtttttttttgaagcaaaaaAAGGGCCAGAGGCTGGGATGACAGGCCATGGAGATGCTAATCTGATTTCATTATGAACCAATGAGCATTACAGTAAATTGATAAATCCCCCATACTCATGGTATTGGTAGCCATTTGATCTCACTGAGTCTGAATGATCTGAAAGACAAGACATGGGCATAAACAAAGTTAGGCTGGCTTTTTTTCTAAATAACACAATATTAAAGCAATCAGATGAATAAGAGCTGTGAGAAAGATAGCAGGAGGATTCAGAACTGAAACTTGGACAAGTTAGGGGAAATCATCCAGTGAAGAGGTACTAAAGTgatcccccttttcaagaaaggcagcaaggaaaagcctggtaattacagacttgagcctaacatcagtagtagggaagctatgaaaaaaaacttctgagggacaggattactgATCACTTGGGGAAAGTACATCAAAAATGTACACTTAATTAAGACTTCCTATGTATAATGGTCAGCCAGTACATCCTAAAATTGTACAATGTAACAAGGGTGTAAAAGAACAAAAACCTTTGGAATATTTATATAATTGAATCTTTTAACTCAAACAATAATAAAGCTGTAAAAAACAAATTGAGATTCCAGTTTCTTAAATGTCAACAGGATTTGAAGCAAAGTATAACACTAATCTTGTATGGATTACTGGTTAAGATGTGATACAGATACTCAAGCATAGAATGTCAAGGCCATAAATATGGCAAAGAGATTTACTGAAGGTGATAAGGGAATGAAAAAGGCCAAGAGGAAATCTAATATTGGGTGTTCTAAATTATGAACATTTTTTGCATATGTACT encodes:
- the LOC127572351 gene encoding trimeric intracellular cation channel type B-B-like isoform X3, which produces MDIVSTLGLSNFVVQFSRISMYPFFDMAHYTLSIMNLKEQPDHSDSVRSNGYQYHEYLIFYCPYDKFYKCCNFLPSKLFIAGMKEVTRARKIVGGVVDAHSRYRNGWLAVIAVGWAKGAGSGLISNFEQLVRGVWMPERNELLKMSYATKVTLIGAVLFTLQQMNYLPITRHNLIFLYTMFVVSTKVAMVLFNIHHSPFAPMEVALYHMAFSWQSSSSEDHFKTEASNKEELQGKKCPAPSGIPSEETENIKRKKAKKSE